One Antarctobacter heliothermus DNA segment encodes these proteins:
- the infC gene encoding translation initiation factor IF-3, producing MPIARRPHNAPPTRDTGPRVNDRIRAPEIRLIGAEGENVGVVTPARAMEMAEQAGLDLVEISPNAAPPVCKIMDFGKFKYETQKREAEARKKQKIIEVKEVKFRPNTDIHDYGVKMRNVFKFLENGDKVKITLRFRGREMAHQNLGRELLERVAEDVKEIGKVENMPRMEGRQMVMMIGPSAK from the coding sequence ATTCCAATAGCCCGCAGACCGCACAACGCGCCGCCAACGCGCGACACAGGCCCCCGCGTCAATGATCGCATCCGGGCCCCTGAAATCCGTCTGATCGGCGCCGAAGGCGAAAACGTCGGCGTTGTCACACCCGCACGCGCGATGGAGATGGCCGAACAGGCCGGACTCGATCTTGTGGAGATTTCTCCAAACGCCGCGCCGCCGGTCTGCAAGATCATGGACTTCGGCAAGTTCAAGTATGAAACCCAGAAACGCGAGGCCGAAGCGCGCAAGAAACAGAAGATCATCGAAGTCAAGGAAGTGAAATTCCGTCCCAATACGGATATCCATGACTACGGGGTCAAGATGCGCAACGTCTTCAAATTCCTCGAAAATGGCGACAAGGTGAAGATCACCCTGCGGTTCCGTGGCCGCGAGATGGCTCACCAGAATCTGGGCCGTGAGCTGCTGGAACGCGTCGCCGAGGACGTCAAGGAAATAGGCAAGGTCGAGAACATGCCAAGAATGGAAGGCCGCCAGATGGTCATGATGATTGGCCCGTCGGCCAAGTGA
- a CDS encoding class I SAM-dependent methyltransferase, whose protein sequence is MTWDQRYATDTYVFGTAPSGFLTAHAGLIPHGARTLCVADGEGRNSVWLAQQGCDVTAFDLSPNAIAKAAKLAKGAGVTPKFTVSTIEDWPWDAAPYDLVVAVFIQFLNPAERATVFDSIRRAVAPGGRLMLHGYAPKQVDYGTGGPGNPDFMYTETLLRDAFPDLTILRLDSYEKDLDEGAGHSGRSALIDLIADAPA, encoded by the coding sequence ATGACTTGGGATCAGCGTTACGCGACAGACACCTATGTCTTTGGCACCGCACCTTCAGGTTTTCTGACCGCCCATGCCGGCCTGATTCCACATGGCGCGCGCACGCTCTGTGTCGCGGACGGCGAAGGACGCAACAGCGTCTGGCTGGCGCAGCAAGGCTGCGACGTGACGGCCTTTGATCTGTCGCCCAATGCCATCGCCAAGGCCGCAAAACTGGCCAAAGGTGCCGGCGTCACACCAAAGTTCACGGTCTCGACCATCGAGGATTGGCCGTGGGACGCAGCCCCCTATGACCTCGTCGTTGCTGTCTTCATCCAGTTTCTCAACCCGGCAGAGCGCGCAACCGTCTTTGACAGCATACGCCGTGCCGTGGCCCCCGGCGGACGGCTGATGTTGCACGGTTATGCGCCGAAGCAGGTGGACTATGGCACCGGCGGTCCGGGCAACCCGGATTTTATGTATACCGAAACGCTGTTGCGTGATGCGTTCCCGGATCTGACCATACTGCGGCTCGACAGCTACGAAAAGGATCTGGACGAGGGCGCAGGCCACAGCGGCCGCTCTGCCCTGATCGACTTGATCGCCGACGCGCCCGCCTGA